The following are encoded together in the Plasmodium berghei ANKA genome assembly, contig: PbANKA_00_1, whole genome shotgun sequence genome:
- a CDS encoding fam-a protein has product MNKFYIKIFFFLISIFVYVNNTSFATELDSPDDSLEHSLKMGIFMKNNNLITEPASDIDFLVKSNISQIDLIKTVKNNVTPDKEYLDYITQDKDYLDNLIPNKEYLDYITQDKDYLDNLIPNKEYLDYITQDKDYLDNLIPNKEYLDYITQDKDYLDNLIPNKEYLDYITQDKDYLDNLIPNKEYLDYINQDKDYLDNLIPNKDAQEFENHENRDLLSCTDYEEAKKASEIMCDCNQIVKMLYEPKDLYGFGSNDSKVLFIPRIVLKHNSNLVLIQKYSVTPFHKYNFGLFTIAEESNTTFFANTSININDETSANKKKGKKGVNLLNDHIDFDDIIRQIVLKNMFANFFGFIITKEYDHVGVTYVESNRHDKSYPKNYDKIKRRAQNMLNLMNILLYGFKG; this is encoded by the exons atgaataaattttatattaaaatttttttttttcttataagCATCTTCGTATATGTGAATAATACATCCTTTGCAACTGAGCTTGATTCACCCGATGATTCTTTAGAACATTCTTTAAAGATGggaatatttatgaaaaataataatcttATAACGGAACCAGCTTCAGACATAGATTTTCTAGTCAAATCAAATATATCCCAAATTGATTTGATAAAAACTgtcaaaaataatgttacCCCAGACAAAGAATATCTAGACTACATTACTCAAGACAAAGACTATTTAGATAATCTTATTCCAAACAAAGAATATCTAGACTACATTACTCAAGACAAAGACTATTTAGATAATCTTATTCCAAACAAAGAATATCTAGACTACATTACTCAAGACAAAGACTATTTAGATAATCTTATTCCAAACAAAGAATATCTAGACTACATTACTCAAGACAAAGACTATTTAGATAATCTTATTCCAAACAAAGAATATCTAGACTACATTACTCAAGACAAAGACTATTTAGATAATCTTATTCCAAACAAAGAATATCTAGACTACATTAATCAAGACAAAGACTATTTAGATAATCTTATTCCAAATAAAGATGCTCAAG AGTTTGAAAATCATGAAAATCGAGACTTACTATCGTGTACTGATTATGAAGAAGCTAAAAAAGCATCAGAAATTATGTGCGAT TGTAATcaaatagtaaaaatgttatatgaACCCAAGGATTTATATGGTTTCGGTTCCAATGATAGTAAag ttttatttataccaAGAATTGTCCTCAAACACAATTCAAATTTGGTACtgatacaaaaatatagcGTCACACCATtccataaatataattttgggTTATTTACAATAGCTGAA GAATCGAATACAACATTTTTTGCCAATACAtcgataaatataaatgacgAAACCAGTgccaataaaaaaaagggcAAAAAAGGTGTAAACTTGCTCAATGATCATATTGATTTTGACGATATTATTAGACAGatagtattaaaaaatatgtttgcTAATTTTTTCGGATTTATTATCACAAAAGAATACGATCACGTTGGTGTTACCTATGTCGAATCC AACCGACATGATAAATCCTAtccaaaaaattatgataagATAAAACGTAGAGCacaaa
- a CDS encoding BIR protein, translating into MDDKICRTFFALRNSFSNNLEVNGDYQFIMNQSTLNGYCTNNKCSSNLEKINAGCLFLFDAFFKDSSVFSSVAKNNINIVEYIIMWLSYMLNLKEQAGNMNNIQYFYTTYINNDKYKNTITDVTEYKNYKDLIDKKKDLINMNIKDISKFYDAFNTLCMIYIEFDEKSPNCNKYSGKAKEFVEKYKKLKEDSNITGNSSYNKLLSTLSNDYDNFKKKCSSVNCKDFPLLQEIKTTQPHVQSSKQIPEQTVETSEQIPEQTVQTIQKLEQISEVASSSSSIGNKLFTVLSIFGAIAFFSGIGYKYSLFKSRKRSRKHHLREKLKNKEETG; encoded by the exons ATGGATGACAAAATa TGTAGGACGTTCTTTGCTTTAAGGAATTCGTTTTCCAATAATTTGGAAGTAAACGGAGACTATCAATTTATTATGAATCAATCAACTTTAAATGGGTATTGTACTAATAACAAATGTAGTAGTAACCtcgaaaaaattaatgctggatgtttatttttgtttgatGCATTTTTTAAGGATTCTTCTGTGTTTAGTTCTGttgcaaaaaataacataaatattgtTGAATACATTATCATGTGGTTAAGTTATATGTTAAACCTAAAGGAACAAGCAGGAAATATGAAcaatatacaatatttttatactacatatataaataatgataaatacaaaaatactATAACCGATGTTACAgagtataaaaattataaggatcttatagataaaaaaaaagatttaataaatatgaatattaaagatatatctaaattttatgatgcatttaatacattatgtatgatttatattgaatttgatgaaaaaagTCCAAATTGCAATAAATATTCGGGAAAAGCTAAAGAATTtgttgaaaaatataaaaaacttaAGGAAGATTCTAATATTACTGGAAATAgctcatataataaattattgtcTACACTATCAAATgattatgataattttaaaaagaaatgtAGTAGTGTTAATTGTAAAGATTTTCCACTCCTTCAAGAGATAAAAACAACACAACCTCATGTACAAAGTTCTAAACAAATTCCTGAACAAACTGTAGAAACTTCTGAACAAATCCCTGAGCAAACTGTACAAACTATACAAAAATTAGAACAGATTTCTGAAGTTGCATCATCAAGTTCATCGATAggaaacaaattatttacagTTTTATCGATATTTGGTGCAATAGCATTTTTTTCAGGAATTGGATATaag tattcattatttaagtCTCGAAAACGATCTCGAAAACATCATTTAAGAGAAAagctaaaaaataaagaagaaactggataa
- a CDS encoding BIR protein translates to MDDTLCQNFDVLRYYLTDELGGTTRYEFNQITNFNKYCPSGNCNNDLEKITIGFLWLLEQCFSTSVSKKHNENNTNAYFIYIILWLSHKLNQITGHNSTTINDFYNEHVKNSGKYSNFISDSSRYTDLKEFIDERKDLLNINIEDLSKFYDVSKLICSMYGNVAKNEKGATLSNNANNFVNKYTTLNNDCNIKGTVRSKIFSTLSTDYDNIKNECKDVQCRNFPILPKIKTTKNATKGPEQASETISVQTSAQTSEVTSSSSSIGNQLFTVLSIFGAIAFFLGISYKYSLFGCRKRAQKQYLREKIKNIKKRMNY, encoded by the exons ATGGATGATACTCTA TGTCAAAACTTTGATGTTTTGAGGTATTATTTAACAGATGAATTAGGGGGAACCACAAGATATGAATTTAATCAAATTACAAATTTCAATAAGTACTGCCCTAGTGGAAACTGCAATAATGATCTcgaaaaaattacaattgGATTTTTATGGTTACTTGAACAATGTTTTTCTACATCCGTAAGTAAAAAgcataatgaaaataatactaatgcatattttatatatattatattatggTTAAGTCACAAGTTAAATCAAATAACAGGTCACAATTCCACCACAATAAAcgatttttataatgaacatgtaaaaaatagtgGTAAATATAGTAATTTTATAAGTGATTCCAGTAGATATACAGATCTTAAGGAATTCATAGATGAACGAAAAGATTTGTtgaatattaatattgaaGATCTGtctaaattttatgatgTATCCAAATTAATATGTAGTATGTATGGTAATGTTGCAAAGAATGAAAAAGGCGCCACCCTGTCAAATAATGcgaataattttgttaacAAATATACAACCCTTAACAATGACTGTAATATTAAAGGTACCGTACgtagtaaaatattttctactTTATCAACTgattatgataatataaaaaatgaatgtaAAGATGTTCAATGTAGAAATTTTCCAATCCTTCCAAAGATAAAAACAACAAAAAATGCTACAAAAGGTCCTGAACAAGCTTCTGAAACTATTTCTGTACAAACTTCTGCACAAACATCTGAAGTTACATCATCAAGTTCGTCGATAGGAAACCAATTATTTACAGTTTTATCGATATTTGGTGCAatagcattttttttaggaaTTTCTTATaag tattcGTTATTTGGATGTCGGAAACGAGCccaaaaacaatatttaagagaaaaaataaaaaatataaagaagagaatgaattattaa